The Mus caroli chromosome 1, CAROLI_EIJ_v1.1, whole genome shotgun sequence genome has a window encoding:
- the LOC110305206 gene encoding olfactory receptor 10X1-like → MTNQTILKEFILVGFSAYPLSQTCLFVVFLCLYMVTLAGNLTIMGLTWVDRSLHTPMYFFLSALSFSETCYTLTIIPKMLVDLIDKDSRISVTGCGLQMCFFLGLGGTNCILLTVMGYDRFLAICNPLRYPLLMTNVACGQLVASAWVGGFFISLIETTLIFRVSFCIPNLIRHFFCHMRAVLRLSCTDSNFTEFVVTLMSVSGLLGTFLLILLTYMFILSSVLKIPSAEGKQKAFSTCASHLTVVLIHFGFASVVYMKPENSGGDDTLIAVPYTVITPFLSPIIFTLRNKDMKNAFRKIMRKTVVLKK, encoded by the coding sequence ATGACCAATCAAACAATTCTGAAAGAATTCATTCTCGTAGGCTTCTCAGCTTACCCACTTTCACAGACCTGTCTCTTTGTGGTCTTCCTTTGCCTGTATATGGTCACTCTTGCAGGCAACCTGACCATCATGGGTTTGACTTGGGTGGACAGATCTCTCCACACTCCTATGTACTTCTTTCTCAGTGCACTCTCCTTCTCTGAGACCTGCTACACCTTGACTATCATCCCCAAGATGCTGGTGGATCTGATAGACAAGGACAGCCGCATTTCAGTCACAGGCTGTGGCTTGCAGATGTGTTTCTTCCTGGGTCTTGGAGGAACAAACTGTATCCTTCTCACAGTGATGGGATATGACCGATTTCTGGCCATCTGCAACCCCCTCAGATATCCTCTTCTAATGACCAATGTTGCATGTGGACAACTTGTGGCCTCTGCTTGGGTTGGAggcttctttatttctctcattgAGACAACACTGATATTCAGGGTGTCTTTCTGCATACCCAACCTCATCAGACACTTCTTCTGCCATATGAGGGCAGTTCTGAGGCTGTCCTGCACAGACAGTAACTTCACAGAATTCGTTGTAACACTGATGTCAGTGTCTGGTTTGCTGGGTACATTCTTGCTCATCCTCCTGACTTACATGTTcatcctttcttctgtcctcaAGATCCCTTCAGCTGAGGGTAAACAAAAGGCATTTTCCACCTGTGCCTCACACCTCACTGTGGTCCTCATCCACTTTGGTTTTGCATCCGTTGTTTATATGAAGCCAGAAAATTCTGGAGGAGATGACACACTCATAGCAGTTCCATATACCGTCATTACCCCATTCCTCAGTCCAATCATATTCACACTCAGGAATAAGGATATGAAGAATGCTTTCAGAAAGATCATGAGAAAGACAGTAGTCTTGAAAAAATAA
- the LOC110304732 gene encoding olfactory receptor 10X1-like, producing MINQTILQEFILIGFSVYPHVQTCLFVVFLCLYMVTLAGNLTIMGLTWVDRSLHTPMYFFLSALSFSETCYTLTIIPKMLVDLLDKDNRISVIGCGLQMCFFLGLGGTHCILLTVMGYDRFLAICNPLRYPLLMTNVACGQLVASAWVGGFFISLIETTLIFRVSFCIPNLIRHFFCHMRAVLRLSCTDSNFTEFVVTLMSVSGLLGTFLLILLTYMFILSSVLKIPSAEGKQKAFSTCASHLTVVFIHFGFASVVYMKPENSGGDDTLIAVPYTVITPFLSPIIFTLRNKDMKNAFRKIMRKTVVLKK from the coding sequence ATGATCAACCAAACAATCTTACAGGAATTCATTCTCATAGGCTTCTCTGTTTACCCACATGTACAGACCTGTCTCTTTGTGGTCTTTCTTTGCCTGTATATGGTCACTCTTGCAGGCAACCTGACCATCATGGGTTTGACTTGGGTGGACAGGTCTCTCCACACTCCTATGTACTTCTTTCTCAGTGCACTCTCCTTCTCTGAGACCTGCTACACCCTAACTATCATCCCCAAGATGCTGGTGGATCTACTGGACAAAGACAACCGCATTTCGGTCATAGGCTGTGGCTTGCAGATGTGTTTCTTCCTGGGACTTGGTGGAACACATTGTATCCTTCTCACAGTGATGGGGTATGACCGATTTCTGGCCATCTGCAACCCCCTCAGATATCCTCTTCTAATGACAAATGTTGCATGTGGACAACTTGTGGCCTCTGCTTGGGTTGGAggcttctttatttctctcattgAGACAACACTGATATTCAGGGTGTCTTTCTGCATACCCAACCTCATCAGACACTTCTTCTGCCATATGAGGGCAGTTCTGAGGCTGTCCTGCACAGACAGTAACTTCACAGAATTCGTTGTAACACTGATGTCAGTGTCAGGTTTGCTGGGTACATTCTTGCTCATCCTCCTGACTTACATGTTcatcctttcttctgtcctcaAGATCCCTTCAGCTGAGGGTAAACAAAAGGCATTTTCCACCTGTGCCTCACACCTCACTGTGGTCTTCATCCACTTTGGTTTTGCATCTGTTGTTTATATGAAGCCAGAAAACTCCGGAGGAGATGACACACTCATAGCAGTTCCGTATACTGTCATTACCCCATTCCTCAGTCCAATCATATTCACACTCAGGAATAAGGATATGAAGAATGCTTTTAGAAAGATCATGAGAAAGACAGTAGTCTTGAAAAAATAA